In one Solanum dulcamara chromosome 1, daSolDulc1.2, whole genome shotgun sequence genomic region, the following are encoded:
- the LOC129886955 gene encoding RING-H2 finger protein ATL78-like: MENSHYSRRLLPEATMALPTATGISHDATHSPLGHKVNTFDANVIMVLAVLICALICSFVLNFIIKCACRCLILADSSLVNHTNNNPSSTKLANRGIKKKALKTFPIITFSTELKHPGLDSECVICLSEFRTGEKIKILPKCNHGFHVNCIDKWLNSHSSCPTCRNCLIETRQKIVPIISSAPVQEVIIRIEPLQREDVISNNQQ, translated from the coding sequence ATGGAGAACTCACACTACTCAAGAAGATTACTCCCGGAGGCCACCATGGCGCTGCCTACGGCGACTGGAATCAGCCACGATGCTACTCATTCACCACTTGGTCACAAAGTTAACACATTTGATGCAAATGTTATTATGGTGTTGGCCGTACTTATATGTGCCTTGATTTGTTCATTTGTCTtgaatttcatcataaaatgtGCTTGTAGGTGCCTAATATTGGCAGACTCATCCTTAGTAAACCATACAAATAACAACCCTTCTTCAACAAAATTAGCCAATAGAGGGATCAAGAAAAAAGCCCTCAAGACCTTCCCAATTATAACATTCTCTACTGAATTGAAACATCCGGGGCTCGATTCTGAGTGTGTTATTTGCCTATCCGAATTTAGAACCGGAGAGAAAATTAAGATTCTGCCTAAGTGCAATCATGGATTCCACGTCAATTGTATTGATAAATGGCTCAATTCTCACTCTTCTTGCCCTACTTGTAGGAATTGCCTTATTGAGACTCGCCAAAAAATTGTTCCAATTATTTCATCAGCTCCGGTACAAGAAGTTATAATAAGGATTGAACCTCTCCAACGTGAAGATGTTATATCTAACAATCAACAATAG